In Mustelus asterias chromosome 16, sMusAst1.hap1.1, whole genome shotgun sequence, one DNA window encodes the following:
- the LOC144505609 gene encoding LOW QUALITY PROTEIN: uncharacterized protein LOC144505609 (The sequence of the model RefSeq protein was modified relative to this genomic sequence to represent the inferred CDS: inserted 6 bases in 3 codons; substituted 2 bases at 2 genomic stop codons) — protein sequence MIFLIFVSDLVSGKIHYSIREEMQSHAFVGNVAEDLGLNIRRLSARKFRLASADKRQCLEVNSETGILFAKERIDREQLCGQMPVCVLSFEIVVEEPLKMYRGEVEILDINDNSPSFPEGAILLQMAESILPGSSFPLECALDPDMGTNTVTGYNISPNENFGLKVETEEDGSTIVELLLEKALDRERQSSFQLMLTATDGGSPPRSGSARILITVLDSNDNAPAFDSKVYKVSLMENSPRGTLVVSVHATDLDEGPNAEVTYSFSNRVSQRVQELFSLDPRTGEIRVQGRIDYEEASSYSLDVQAVDNGSPANAGRSKVLINVIDVNDNAPEILLMSLSHVVPEDAAPGTVTALINVIDRDSGINGEVNCEVPKHVPFKLQTSSSGHFNLITSDMLDRETTPFYNITISAKDSGSPSQSTNKTIKISVSDINDNAPRFPRPMDTVYVMENNAPGASIFAVTAVDPDLDQNSYITYSFIETRIRDLPSSNYLTLNSMNGTIYALRSFDYEQIKNFQIQVQARDAGVPPLSSSATLNVIILDQNDNAPVIVSPSAQSGSAAVEIVPQSAAQGYLVIKIIATDADSGQNARLHYQVLKATDPSLFSVGLNSGEIRTARGILEQDAITQTLVILVKDNGQPSLSSTVTINFSILANVTEIYSESRNLVTNPEYDSDINLYLIVILGSTSFIFLVTIILLIGIKCKQDRNTIENYNSPSCCYRLDDSHSDFHSRPTLKESLNYTAAGDIVRKPETHHYAVCLSPESAKSDFLYLKPYSAFQQPNNLPFSCKITAGFLFQTQLAAHYICSREARQSLLREEQTMAEPRLTNALKFRQLQFEILFLLFVSDLVVGKIHYSVREEMESGALVGNVAEDLGLNIRRLATRKFRLASANKRQCLEVNSEAGILFAKERIDREQLCGQMPTCXLSFEIVVEEPLKMYRGEVEILDINDNSPSFPENAMLLHMAENILPGSSFPLERALDPDVGTNTVTAYNISPNEHFGLKVETAEDDSKNVEFLLEKPLDREQQSSFQLTLTASDGGSPLRSGSARILITVLESSDNAPAFDSKVSLVENSPXMVVSVHATDLDEGSNAEVTYSFSNRFSQKMQELFSLDPRTGEIRVQDRIDYEEASSYSLDVQAFDNGSPAIAGHSKILINVIDVNDNAPEILSMSLSHVVPEDAAPGTVTALINAIDRDSGKNGQVNCEVPKNVPFKLQSVSSGYYNLVTSDMLDREITTLXNIAILARDSGSPPPSTNKTVKISVSDMNDNAPRFPRPMDTVYVMENNAPGASIFAVTAFDPDLDQNSYITYSFTEAHIRDLPLSNYLTLNSMNGTIYALRSFDYEQVKNFQIQVQARDAGVPPLSSSATLNVIILDQNDNAPVIVXPSAQSGSAAVEIVPQSAAQGYLVTKIIATDADSGQNARLHYQVLKATDPSLFSVGLNSGEIRTTRGILEPDAITQTLVILVKDNGQPSLSSTVAINFSILANVTEIYSESRNLVTNPDYDSDINLYLIVILGSTSFIFLVTVILLIGIKCKQDRNIIEDYNSPSCCYRLDDSXSDFHPRPTLNEPLIYTAAGDIVRMPETHHYAVCLSPESAKSDFLYLKSYTPLISHEQC from the exons ATGATTTTCCTGATTTTTGTATCGGATCTGGTTTCCGGGAAAATCCATTATTCTATTCGCGAAGAAATGCAGTCTCACGCTTTTGTTGGGAATGTCGCCGAAGATTTGGGACTGAACATTCGGAGGCTGTCAGCTCGAAAATTCCGACTGGCCTCTGCTGATAAAAGGCAGTGTTTGGAGGTGAATTCAGAAACCGGCATTTTATTTGCTAAGGAAAGGATAGATAGAGAGCAGCTGTGTGGGCAGATGCCAGTTTGTGTCCTTTCTTTCGAGATCGTAGTGGAAGAGCCTTTGAAGATGTATCGCGGTGAGGTGGAGATCCTTGATATAAATGATAATTCGCCCAGTTTCCCGGAGGGTGCCATTCTCTTACAAATGGCCGAAAGCATACTGCCAGGTTCCAGCTTTCCGCTAGAGTGCGCGCTTGATCCAGACATGGGGACAAATACAGTCACCGGTTACAACATCAGCCCCAATGAGAACTTCGGCCTTAAAGTGGAGACTGAAGAAGACGGTAGTACAATTGTCGAGTTGTTATTGGAGAAAGCATTGGACCGCGAACGGCAGTCATCCTTTCAGCTGATGCTGACGGCCACTGACGGAGGAAGTCCTCCCAGATCTGGAAGCGCTCGGATTCTCATCACTGTGCTGGACAGCAACGACAATGCGCCTGCGTTCGACAGCAAGGTCTACAAGGTCAGCCTGATGGAGAATTCACCCAGGGGAACCTTGGTGGTTTCAGTCCATGCCACAGATCTAGACGAAGGCCCGAATGCGGAGGTAACTTATTCTTTCAGTAACCGCGTTTCACAGAGAGTGCAAGAACTGTTTAGTTTGGATCCGCGAACAGGAGAGATTCGGGTTCAAGGCAGAATTGACTATGAAGAAGCAAGTAGTTATTCACTTGATGTTCAAGCTGTCGACAATGGTTCACCGGCAAATGCAGGACGTTCCAAAGTTCTGATTAATGTCATTGACGTGAATGACAACGCACCTGAGATATTATTAATGTCCTTGTCTCACGTGGTCCCTGAAGATGCTGCTCCCGGGACGGTGACAGCGCTGATCAATGTAATCGATCGCGATTCTGGAATAAACGGAGAGGTGAACTGTGAGGTCCCAAAGCACGTTCCCTTTAAACTTCAAACATCTTCGAGTGGTCACTTTAATTTGATTACCAGTGACATGTTGGATCGTGAAACCACCCCTTTTTACAACATTACAATTTCAGCCAAGGACTCTGGATCTCCTTCGCAATCAACAAATAAAACCATTAAAATATCTGTTTCTGATATAAACGATAACGCCCCAAGATTTCCTCGCCCCATGGACACAGTGTATGTGATGGAGAACAACGCTCCTGGTGCTTCCATTTTCGCAGTGACTGCCGTCGATCCTGATCTCGATCAGAATTCCTACATCACTTACTCTTTCATAGAAACTCGTATCCGAGATTTGCCATCGTCAAATTACCTCACTCTCAATTCGATGAACGGCACCATTTACGCACTGCGCTCTTTTGACTACGAACAAATCAAAAACTTCCAGATTCAAGTGCAAGCCCGAGACGCTGGCGTTCCTCCTCTGAGCAGCAGCGCAACATTGAATGTGATCATCCTGGATCAAAATGACAACGCTCCAGTTATTGTTTCACCTTCAGCACAGAGCGGATCAGCAGCAGTGGAGATTGTGCCTCAGTCAGCGGCTCAGGGCTACTTGGTCATCAAAATAATCGCAACTGATGCTGATTCTGGTCAGAACGCACGGCTCCACTATCAGGTACTGAAAGCCACTGATCCCAGTTTGTTCAGCGTGGGGCTGAACTCGGGAGAAATCAGAACAGCCCGAGGCATTTTGGAGCAGGATGCCATCACTCAAACTCTGGTCATCTTGGTGAAGGATAATGGACAGCCGAGTCTCTCCAGCACGGTTACAATCAACTTTTCAATCCTGGCAAATGTTACTGAAATTTACTCGGAAAGTCGCAATTTAGTGACAAATCCTGAATATGACTCTGATATAAATCTTTATTTAATCGTGATTTTAGGTTCAACTTCCTTCATATTTCTTGTCACCATCATTTTGTTGATTGGTATCAAGTGTAAACAGGACAGAAATACTATTGAAAATTACAACTCACCAAGTTGTTGCTATCGACTGGACGATTCTCACAGTGATTTTCACTCGAGACCCACACTGAAAGAATCTTTAAATTATACTGCGGCTGGAGATATTGTTCGCAAGCCTGAAACGCATCATTATGCAGTTTGTCTGTCTCCGGAATCAGCTAAGAGCGATTTTCTGTATTTGAAGCCCTACT CAGCTTTTCAACAACCAAATAATTTACCTTTTTCCTGTAAGATCACTGCTGGATTTCTTTTTCAAACTCAGCTGGCTGCCCATTACATTTGTTCCCGAGAGGCCCGGCAGTCTCTGCTCCGAGAAG AACAGACAATGGCAGAGCCACGGTTAACCAACGCCTTAAAATTCAGACAATTACAATTTGAAATACTTTTCCTTCTTTTTGTATCGGATCTGGTTGTCGGGAAAATTCATTACTCTGTTCGCGAAGAAATGGAGTCTGGCGCTTTAGTTGGGAATGTCGCCGAAGATTTGGGATTGAACATTCGGAGGCTGGCAACTCGAAAATTCCGACTGGCCTCTGCTAATAAAAGGCAGTGTTTGGAGGTGAATTCAGAAGCCGGCATTTTATTTGCGAAGGAAAGGATAGATAGAGAGCAGCTGTGTGGGCAGATGCCAACTTG CCTTTCTTTCGAGATCGTAGTGGAAGAGCCTTTGAAGATGTATCGCGGTGAGGTGGAGATTCTTGATATAAATGATAATTCGCCCAGTTTCCCGGAGAATGCCATGCTCTTACACATGGCCGAAAAC ATACTGCCAGGCTCCAGCTTTCCGCTTGAGAGGGCGCTTGATCCAGATGTGGGGACAAATACAGTCACCGCTTACAACATCAGCCCGAATGAACACTTCGGTCTAAAAGTGGAGACTGCAGAAGACGATAGTAAAAATGTCGAGTTTTTATTGGAGAAACCATTGGACCGCGAACAACAGTCATCGTTTCAGCTGACGCTGACGGCCTCTGACGGAGGGAGTCCTCTCAGATCTGGTAGCGCTCGCATTCTCATCACTGTGCTGGAGAGCAGCGACAATGCCCCTGCTTTCGATAGCAAGGTCAGCCTTGTGGAGAACTCACC AATGGTGGTTTCAGTCCATGCCACTGATCTAGACGAAGGTTCGAATGCGGAGGTAACTTATTCCTTCAGTAACCGCTTTTCACAGAAAATGCAAGAACTGTTTAGTTTGGATCCGCGAACAGGAGAGATTCGGGTTCAAGACAGAATTGATTATGAAGAAGCAAGCAGTTATTCACTTGATGTTCAAGCTTTCGACAATGGTTCACCGGCAATTGCTGGACATTCTAAAATTCTGATTAATGTAATTGATGTGAATGATAACGCCCCTGAGATCTTATCAATGTCCTTGTCTCACGTGGTCCCTGAAGATGCTGCTCCCGGGACTGTGACAGCGCTGATCAATGCAATCGATCGCGATTCCGGCAAAAACGGACAGGTGAACTGCGAGGTCCCAAAGAACGTCCCCTTTAAACTTCAATCAGTTTCGAGTGGTTATTATAATTTAGTTACCAGTGACATGTTGGATCGTGAAATCACCACTTTATAAAACATCGCAATTTTAGCCAGGGACTCGGGATCTCCTCCGCCATCAACAAATAAAACTGTTAAAATATCCGTGTCTGATATGAATGACAACGCTCCAAGATTTCCTCGCCCCATGGACACAGTGTATGTGATGGAGAACAACGCTCCTGGGGCTTCCATTTTTGCAGTGACTGCCTTCGATCCTGATCTAGATCAGAATTCCTACATCACTTACTCTTTCACAGAAGCTCATATCCGAGATTTGCCATTGTCTAATTACCTCACTCTTAATTCGATGAACGGCACCATTTACGCACTGCGCTCTTTTGACTACGAGCAAGTTAAAAACTTCCAGATTCAAGTGCAAGCCCGAGACGCTGGCGTTCCTCCTCTGAGCAGCAGCGCAACATTGAATGTTATCATCCTGGATCAAAATGACAACGCTCCAGTCATTGTTTAACCTTCAGCACAGAGCGGATCAGCAGCAGTGGAGATTGTGCCTCAGTCAGCGGCTCAGGGCTACTTGGTCACCAAGATAATCGCAACTGATGCTGATTCTGGTCAGAACGCACGGCTCCACTATCAGGTGCTGAAGGCCACTGATCCCAGTTTGTTCAGCGTGGGGCTGAACTCTGGAGAAATCAGAACAACCCGAGGAATTTTGGAGCCGGATGCTATCACTCAAACTCTGGTCATCTTGGTGAAGGATAATGGACAGCCGAGTCTCTCCAGCACGGTTGCAATCAACTTTTCAATCCTGGCAAATGTTACTGAAATTTACTCGGAAAGTCGCAACTTAGTGACAAACCCTGACTATGATTCCGATATAAATCTTTATTTAATTGTGATTTTAGGTTCAACTTCCTTTATATTTCTTGTCACCGTCATTTTGCTGATTGGCATCAAGTGTAAACAGGACAGAAATATTATTGAAGATTACAACTCGCCAAGTTGTTGCTATAGGCTGGACGATTC CAGTGATTTTCACCCGAGACCTACACTGAATGAACCGTTAATATATACTGCGGCTGGAGATATTGTTCGCATGCCAGAAACGCATCATTATGCAGTTTGTCTGTCTCCGGAATCAGCTAAGAGCGATTTTCTGTATTTGAAGTCCTACACGCCGCTAATCTCTCACGAGCAATGCTAA